Within the Bacteroidia bacterium genome, the region GAAGCGTGCAGTATATCCATCCATCAGATGGCAGTCAAGGTTCCTGGGTGCTCAATGAACTCAGCGGCCAGATTGAATCCAGAGATCAGGTCTTTAGCCCAAAGGCCATCGGAGATTTGGAATTTTCTTATAGCTTCCCCAGTGGTAAAAGCGGTGAAATCCGGCTGGCTCTGGGAGCTCATAATATACTGAATACGTATCCGGACCAACATACTCACTCAGCGAACATTAGCTCGGGAAGATTCCCATATAGCAGACGTGTTCAGCAGTTTGGCGTAAACGGCTTTTCAGGATATCTGAAGTGTTCAGCAACCCTATAAAACCTGGCCTACACCCGGTTTACCCCTATGTGTCTCTTTTGAGATACGTAGGGGAATTTTTTTTTATTAATTGGCTAACAGAAATGCTGTCACAGTGAGCGAAGTCGAAAGTCTCTCTCTTTTTCTTTGTGACAGGCTTTTAATTTAGGAGGGTAATTAGGAGATCTCTTTCCCCTTTTTTAGAAAAAGGGGCAAAAATCGCATCGCCCAAAGCCAGCCCTGCATGCCGCCCCAGTTCCCGATGGGCGCTGCCGGGCCATCGCGCATGTGCAGACTTCGATTTCTTTAGAATGGTTTTTTTTGAGGCTAATATAAATGCTGTCACAGTGAGCGAAGTCGAAAGTCTCATTCTTTATTCAAATGTAAAGGAAGCAACAGGTGTATATCTTTATCCATATTCCTCAATCAGACCAAATTGCCAAAGGTGGTATCGGCAGTGCTGATAGTGAAAGAGTTCCAACTCCGCAAAGCTCAGACTTCCCATTATGGGGTTGAAGGGGATATGGTCAGGATTGGCTTCAAAGAAATCGTAAAATCGTTGTATAGCGAAGGGGATTTGTTCCAAGGCTTCTTCCAAAGAAGCATATTTCAGCTTTCCGACTTCTGCATCATCTTTTGGGAAATGTTTAAAAACGGCACCATTAGCGATGAATTGCTTAAACTTCAATTGACCTTTGCTGGGTTCTTCCGGTGCTTCTCCATAATTTTTAACACTGGATTTGATGATCCAGGTAAGATGCTCAACCATATGTTGGGCAGTCATGATCCCAAATGAGGGCTTGCTGTCTTTGCTTAACTTTTGTAAAAGGCTAGATAGCTCTGTGGATAGGAAATCTTTGTGAGTAATAGTTGACATCTCGATCTTTATTTCAAGATAATCCTATAAACTCTGCAACAGATTAAACCAGGATAAAAACGTCTTTTATTTACTTTTCTGTAAATCGTATTCCTCTTTGTAATATTGAATGATGGGAGGAAATGGTCCAAATTTATGTTGTTCGGGAGAAAAATTATCTGTCCAGGGACCATAAGGAGTAGATACCGGTTTTAAGGTTTTGTCAGGGAAATCGGCCTGAAGATTAGCTTTGGCAGGCCGCTCAAAGGTATTGATATAAGAAGCGACATGGTAGGCTTCCTCATCCGTCAATACGGGATTATCCCAGCTTGCACCGAAAGGCATATTCGCTTTGATAAACTGTGCGGCAGTAAGGACGCGATTCATCCCTGCACCATTATTATATGAATCCTTCCCTCCTATGGGAGGATAAAGATAGCCGCTAAATTCTGCACCTGGAATGGGAATTCCTTCTCCCTTTTCCTGATGACAAACCAAACAATGGAGTTGATACAAATTCTTTCCCTTCAGGGTATCTGCCTTGAATTCAGGAATCTCAATCTTTACATAGCCTTTGTACCTCTTTTCCTCCTCCGCCGGCACATCCTCACTCAGCCATTTCATATAGGCGATAATGGCTTGCATTTCCCGACTGTCTTCCTCCATGATGCGGCCATTCATACTCCTTTCCATACATCCATTGATTCTTTCTTCCAGACTTCCTATTTTATTTTCTCTTCCCCGAAATTGAGGAAAGCGATTATAAACCCCCACAAATGATCCTGCGCCTATTTTCCTTCCACCGCCTAAATGACAGTTATTGCAACTTAGGTTATTGCCTGCAAAGCGCATTTTTTTTTCTTTTGCCAGGGGACCTATCTTTTCGGAGGTTTCTGTAATCAGGATATACCCATACTTAATTTTGGCTCCTTCTTCACCGGGAGGGAGATCTGACTCAATACTCTTTAACTTCCACTGTTTTTCCCTGGGAAAATTTTCGTGAAGAATACTTGGATAAGCTGCGTGAAGCATCCAAAAACTAAAAAGACCCAGAGATAGTCCTACAAAAAAGTAGAGAAATTTTAAATACTTACTATTCATAGCCAGAAAATCCTGCTCGTTTTGTACAAGAAATATGAGCCATCTCCTTTCCAGGTAGATGGCTCAGGAAATATATAGATAGCTTACCCTCCTGCATAAATATATCCGCATCCCATCTCCTGGGCTCTACCAAGGGCCCATACACCGGAAGGAACCGCCTGAACTCCGGGAAGAATTCCTGCATCCCATTCTGCCTTTACGTCCTCTGGCTTCATATTCATTGATTGAGCCATTACTCCACTGTAAAAAGTCAGTGCAAGATCGCATACACAAAACATAGCTCCTCTATCCTGCATTTTTTTGATTCCATCTATGACTGGAATTGGAAAATCTCCTTCCTTTGGGGTGTAGTAAGGATTGCGAATTGCTGGTTTTTGAGTAGTGTTGTCATTGATCCCAAAAATTTCTCCAAATTTATACTTGGCCCAAAGCTCATCTTTCATAGCGAAAGGAATGGCATTGTGCCTCAATACACATAATCCCGTCATATTGGAATCATCTACTCCTGTTTGATTGTTTGTCATATAAAAGGCCCAGGTCCAAATAATAGGAAATGCATCATGTGGTTCAGGTCCATCATAGGCAATACGATGCTCTCCTTTAAGCCCCTTTTTTAACCAGTCTTCTGCATCTCCAACAAGGGCTGGGTTGATGGGACTTGCTGCTTGCATGATAGCAGGTAGAGTTCCCAGGCTTGCCATAGTGGTCCCTGCTACAAATTTGCCTAGAAATTGTCTTCTGTTCGTGTGTACTTTGTTCATGTTTAAGTGAAGTTTTTGATTAAAAAATAGGGTGAACGATTCCAGGAGAATTTCAAGAAATGAAATCCAGTATGGGTTTCGCAGACTACCTGCCTGCTTAAGCAGGTATCACGGAAATTGATTACTAGCGTATTATATGTTTAGTATTGATTCACATAATTTTTGGCATTAAAGTATTCTGTGCAATAGCCAGAAAGTTCTGACGTAGCACGTCTTTAATTATTTAATGTGTACGGGAAAAGCGGGGGAATTTGGAGATTCTTAGGTGTGGCTCAGGGTTATGATAAGAGACTGACTTTTGTGCCAAATTCCCATAAAGACTTTTGCAATAAGTCTTATTTGAACAATCGTATCTTCCGATAATATAGATAAATTAATAAGCATTGGCAAGCACTATTACTGCTTATTGATAATTTATTCAGCTAAAACAGAAAATTATTATTGTTTTTTTTCAGTATTTACAGGAAAGGATTATTTTATTTTGGATGGATCAGTTTGGAAAGCACATATTCTTTTTTGCTATTCTTTCGATCTAAATAATCCTTTATAGTCTGCTGCACTTCGTAATCTGGCATCACTCCCCTACTCTTTTCTTCAGGCTCAACATTTAGCCTGAAATGAACGGCTGGAATGGAAATTTTTATCCGGGAATGAGGCAGTTTAATTTCTGTCGAATAGCCACTGACATTTCCTTCATAAGCTCCGCCAGTCTCCTCTCCTATAAATATAGCCCTCTCAGTCATTTTGAGCATGCTCGCAAATTCTGCTCCCCCACTAAAGGTCACTCCTCCAATCAATGCATATACTTTTCCTTCATAGATCAAATCTTTCTCAGGTTTGGTGAATCCCTGATCCGAGTAATAGTCACTTTGCAGGCTAAAATCTCCTCTTAATGCTCTATTTTTTTCCATTTTCCATTGATCAAAGGCTCGTACTTTTTTGCCGATGTGTTTTTCAAAAAACTCTGGATATGTTGAGACAAAGGCATATTTCTGGAAAGCTTGAGGACTTAAATAACTCATAAGAAGATTCTCATGCCCTTCTGTGCCTCCTCCATTGTATTGAATATCTATGATCAAATGTTTGATTTTCTGCTCCTTAATGGTCTGAAAGTGAGCCTTTAATCTCTTTGCATAGGCTTCTGCTTCCCGGGAAAAGCCATTTACTGCCAAATAAGCAATGCTGTCCTCTATGATTTCAAAATCAAAGGCCTTATGTCTGAGCACGGGAATATCCCAATAAGCATTTTTACTTTTGAGCTGAGTAGCTTTTATGGGAGCTAAGTTGATCGACTGAATTTTCTCCGACTTTCTTGCTTTAAAGCGGATTTCAAATTCTTCTTCTGGACCAAAAACGAGTCGATAATAGAGAGGGAATTGCCAACTCAGCCATTCATAAGCAGAAGTCCAATTAAATCCATCTGTAGGTATATAGGGAAGGACTTCCTCCATGATCTCTTCTATCTTGCGACCGTTTATGGATAGCAATTCTGCGCCTTTTATAGGGGCTATTTGCTCCTTGTCATAATACTGACTGAGGTAGGCTTTTTTGTTAAAAATTCGGATGCTCAATGGAAAAAAAACCGGCTTTGTACCCATTTGTAGAAGTGTCTTCCCAGGTAAACGGGCTTCTGTATGACCTTCATGCGTGAGGTACAAGAGAGCATTGATATGCTTGAAAAAATCAGGACGAGACATAGGGCTAAGTTCGGCTCTCAAACTGTCAACCTTTCGAGAAAAGTCCTTTGGAGAGAGGTGTAGCTTTATACCCTGATGTTTTTCTTCGAGATTTGCTACCAAATAGTCAAAGTCCTCCTGAATTTTCTCCAGGGAAAGGATTTTTTGAGAAAAAACAGGAAGCATATAAAACGCCATTAAACTGAAGCAGAAAATTCTTCTCATTATTTTAAATCAGGTTTACTTAACAATGATAAGAATTAAGACTTTGTTAGACTTGTATGATCTTGACTTTAGTTTTTATAGAGACTTTTTTTATAGCTATTGGGAGAAAGGCCGATAAATTTCTTGAAGGTTTTGGAGAAATGTGCCTGGTCTGCAAAAGCAAAGTCATAGGCTATTCCGACAAGTTCACTCTCTTTTCGAATCTGCTTTTTTGCTGCAAACACCTTTTTCATCAATACATAATTGATAGGAGACATCCCAAATTTGCGCCTGAAACTGCGAGAGAAATGGTATTTGTCCATGTGAACAAAATCCGCAAGGATCTCAAGGCTGAGTTTGTGTTTTAAATGCTGGTCGATATAAAGAATTAATTCAGACCATTTGGCATCTTTCTGGACAATATCTTTTCCAGGGTGCAGCTTATCTGATTGAAGTAAGAGTTGGAGGAAATAGGGGAGAGAGTTTCTCAATGTTTGCCTACTATCAGCTTCTTTCATCCCTCTCTTAATGTCCTCAAAAGCTGCTAATACCTGAGCATTTGTATAGACACGCTGATGAAAGCTACTTTTCTTTCTCCCTAAATAGTGATCAACGATGTCCTGAGATAAATAGAGCGTATCAAATGAAAGATGCTGTTTGCCGGACTCAATAGGATTTGCGTGGATTTCGAAAGGATTGGTGAGAGAGATAGCATTCGCAGGGCAAAAAATGGATTCATTCGCCATCTTGATTGTTTCCAGCCCGCAACGGATAAAAGAAATGCAAAAACTCTCGTGATAATGCTCCGGGAATGCCTGAGATTGATTGTGAATACTCAATAATTCCAAATTATCCATAGAGTGTAAACGCGTCCATTGTTCTTGCATAATCATTCTGCTTCTTTAGCATTTAACGGCAAAATACGGATCCCAGTTTTTAGAGGCTTGTACAATCTTGGCGAAATAAAATGGCAAGATGCTGTCCTATTTCTTTCTGCTTGATTGATATAAGCTAAAAATTATGAAAGAAAACAGTCCTCAGAGAGGTACAATATTATCAGCATCGACTTTCATACAGGCTCCTCAGGAAAAAGTTTGGCAAGTGGTCCAGGAAATTGGAGATATTCAATCCTTTCATCCCCTGATCAAAAAATCCTATCGGCTAAATGAGAAACATGGCCTGGGCGCGGAGCGGCATTGTGAATTGAAGCCGATGGGAGTTATGGATGAACAGATTATTTCCTGGAAGGAAGGAGAAGGATTCACCGCCAAAGTCATTGGAGGGAAAATGTTGCCACCTTGTGAATATATGTTGGGAGATCTGTCCTTGAAAGCAGAGGGAAGAGGCACGCGGGTGAGCTTCACTTTTAGGTATGCAATGAAGTTTGGCTTGCTGGGTAAAATCATGAATCACTTGCTTATCAAGCCTCAATTCAAAGCAGCACCCCTAAAGTATGTAGAAGGATTGAAAGTTTATGTAGAAAAGAATTGATTTCTGCGAGCAAGAATCAACTTCCTCTCAGCCTCGGAAGTAGCGAATTTAGTGGCCTTTTCGAATGCTAAATCTGCCGCTTCCAGCTGAAGGTTTTTTGCCAGTAAAATCGCTTTGCTTAGCATAAAGGGAGCATGCGAATGAAAATGGGCATCTTGTTCGAGTTCTTCCAAAGCCTTTAAGGCATTTATGCGATCTCCGCTAAAAAAACGGGCGATTTCTCTATTCAGGGCAATGAGGGCCTGTGGATTTAGATGAAATAGTAACTCATACTGTTTAAGAATACTCTCCCAATTGGTGGAATCAAAATCCGGCGCCAGGCAATGTTCCGCCATAATACCAGCCTGCAACTGGTAAATATTGGGGGAAATAGCTTTCATAGACTGGCTCAAATGTTTCATCCCTACTGCAATCATCTCTTGATCCCACTGTGACCTATCCTGTTTTTCAAAGGCAATGAGCCCTCCGAAAGGATCTATTCGACTTTGAAAACGCGCAATAGAAAAATACATAAGTGCCAATAAGCCTTGCAGTTTGGGAGAGCGCGTATATGCGGTTTCTTCGAGCCTGTTTAGTAATCGAATCCCTTCATAGCAGAGGTCGATTCTAATCTTTTCTTCATGGTGGAGAGAGAAATATCCTTCATTGAAGAGTAAATAGAGAACTTGTAAGACACTGTCCAGCCTTTCTGGCTCATCTGCAGCTGGATTTTCCAGTTTGATTTCTCCAGATCGGAATTTCTCTTTTGCTCTGTATAGACGCTTATTTATGTTGGCTTTGGTTGTCAACAGACTATCGGCAATTTCCTGAACGCTGAGGCCGCATAAGGTCTTTAATGCAAGGGCTATTTGTGATTCGACAGCCAAAGCCGGATGACAGCATGCAAATATCATTTTCAAATCACTGTCTTGCTGCTCAACTTCCTTAAAGCTAGCGGCCTGGATTTGGAGACTTAATTCTTGGGCAATTTTCTGATCGAAAAGGCTTTTACGCTTAAGAAAATTGATGGTCTTCTTCTTTGCGACATCCATCAGCCAGGCTTCCGGATTGTCAGGGATCTTAGTTATACTCCATTTCTGCAAAGCTTCAACTAAACAATCCTGCACAATATCCTCAGCAATTTCTAGCTGTTCTAAGCCAAAATAAGAGCTCAGTATAGCGAGCATTTTAGCATACGTATGTCGGAAAAAATGCTCGCTGAGTTCTTCTGGAGAAAGCTTCTTATTCATAAGGCAAAACCATCGGCCTGAGCAGAAGGTGAAAATAGTTTATCAAAGGAGAATCCTCAAAGATTTGAGTTGCATGATCCAGACTATCTGCCTGAATAATGATAAAGCCAGCAATGATCTCTTTCGCCTCTAAAAAAGGACCATCTGATTTTACCACACCCCGGCTTTCAATCATATGCCCTCTTTGTTCCAGGCGATTGTCTTGCAGGATTGTATCTCCCAATTTATTTGCCCAGGCTCGGTATTCTTCCAGACGTTTTTGAAGTTCTTCTGGAGAATAATCCAACTCTTGTTTCCCTTTGAGCAAGATGAGGAACTGCTTCATGAAAAAGAATAATATAGGTGCTTTATACTATGTCAATCCTGATTTCCAAAATAGGACAAATCGAAGGAGCTTTTCCGTCAATTTCTTCCGCTCTTTAATTGCTTAAGTTGTTTTTTGGAAATTTTGTACCGAACATAAAACTTATCCTTGTAGCGCTTGAAAAATAAAAAGCCAGTCTTACTTTTATTCCGTTTACATACCTTCCTAACAGAATGCTTAAACTCGCTTAGCGGGATCTTTTCTCCTTTAATGATTGAACCATATCGATCCTTCATCTGGAAATATACAAATCCTTCTTCTGCTACTAAATCACAAGGAATACCTCCTCTGGCCTTGTTTTTTTTCCAGCGCTCGAATCGATAATTCCCTGTGGGATTATCATAGATAACATTGATTCTCCCCAGCCTGTATTTTCGCGGCCATTTAAATACGATATTGTTGTTGCCACCTATTCCTGTTTTATCTTCGCAATCACAATTGACTTTCATTGGACAGTCAACGATGAGTTCATAGAATTTTTTCCCCTCTATTTCTACTATTGTTACCTCCTTTTGGGGATCGAGCCTCCAGCTGCCATTGGATATGAAATTGTAAAAACCTGCTGATTCACAACGGGGACAGTCCTCTTCCGGAAATGGGAAACGAAGCTTGACACCTCCATCGAAACAGCCATCTTCACAGCCTTCTTTAAGCTTTATCTCAATCATGCCGCAGCTAATCAGAGGAGTTCCATTGGGAGTCATGGTCGAAAGTCCTTGTTCCAAAGCCTCCCTTCCATCCTCTATAAAATTGATCTCCAGACAATCTTTATACTTTTTGTACTCCTTTTTTGAAATAAGAAGCTGAGCTTCATCTACCAAAAGCAAGGTATCTCCTATTAGCGCAGTTTCCTCTTCCGTTTTTGTAATGAGGATGGGATTCGGAGGAATAATTTCTTCTGCTTCTGTAACTTCTTCTTCTATTTTGAATTTGAGTAAAAGCTCTACCCTACGATTCTTTTGTCTCCCGGCTTCATCTTCATTTGTTGCCTTTGGTAAACTTTCTCCAAAATATGCTGCATCTATTAGCCTGTCATTAATTCCCTTATTCAAGAGGTAGGCCCTGACGCTTTCTATACGTTTGCGGGATAGCTCGATGTTATAGTCAACACCTCCCCTTTCATCTGTATGCCCACTCAATTCGATCCTCTCTATAGGTGTATGAGTTTGAACAAAGGAGTCGAGTCGGCTTTTTTCCAGCTCAGACAATGTGAATTGATCGAAAGCAAAATTTACCTCCAATCGGACCTGAGCTGGTAGTAGTTGACTTAAGTAGAAAAAGAGTAGGAATAAAAGCAGTTGTTTCATCTTGTGCGAATAGTTCTCAGGCATCTCAACATTGATCAAGTATCAATCTATGAGAAAAAGTTGGGTTTTGGAATCCCTTTTGAAATCCCTCCCTGGCAGGAAAACCTATAAGTCGGCTCGCTATTTATTAAGGTAAGCGTAAATCAGGAGAAAGCTCATGTCTTGCATTGCGAGAGATATGTTTGATTGAGGGCTTACCCTACAATTCATCTTCTAGCTTATTATCCATATAACCTCTTCGCTACCGGATAAGCTTGCCTAGCTCTCGGATTGTTTCTTCCTGTATCTGGAATGGAAAACATCCAATAGATATTCCAGGCGGCTTCGACTTGCATTCGCCCGAGCTATATCTATTTCTTGGTGTCCAAAACTATCCGGGGAGGTCTGGAGTATTAAATATGTTTTTTGTTCATTTCCATAGCCTTGATGGATAACTTCAAATTCCCTGATTTCTGTCCAGGGAATTTGTATTCTATTTACTTCAATAGATTCTGAATTGAGGGTCATGAAGATTGCCCCTTTCTTTCTATGATTGATAAAGGTCCAGAATCCGAAAAGAGCAAATACCATAAAACAAATAGCAGCAATTGTATTTTTTATGATAAAGAAAAAAACGACTGCTACAAGAAGCAGGATTATACCTATATAAAGGCCCGTTTTGCTAGCAGGAATTTGATATTCTTCAGGAATACTTTCATCTACAATCCACTCTTCAACTCTGGGCAAGTCCAGCTTTTCTTCCAGAATGTCTAATCTCTTTCTCCTTTCCCCAAATCTCAATTCCGTTTTCTCGTACTTATGATCCTGAGGCCAAATCAACCTGGACGAAACAGCCCTTCGATATAACAGATGAACATCTTTTACTTTTTCCAGACCTTCAATTTTCCACAATACGACCCAATAACTCCACCACAGCCATCCAATTGATATGCTGAGAACAATTCCGAGGCCGAGCACGATCGCGAATGATATCCCCTCCAATTCTCCAATAAAATTGGTATATAGAATTGTCAGGGCTATTCCAGCCCCCATGATGAAGAGTGGAATGATAAGGAGTAAGGTTCTTCCTTTGTTAAGGTGCTGATAAAGTGGAATCATGGGTTTTCAATTGAATTTACAGCATCTCCACCAACTGAATTTTATTCCCGCAAGTATCATCGAAGACAATAATTTTCACAGTTCCCATTTCTGTGGGTTTTATTTGGAACTGAACGCCTTTTTCTGCCAATCTATCATATTCCGCTTGCACATCATCTACATCAAATTGCGTCCAGGGGATTCCAGCATCATACAGGGCTTTCTGAAAAACTTTGGCAGGTTCAAAATGGAGAGGAGCAGGTTCCAGCAATATTTGCGGACCATCAGGCAGCTCTTTTGAAACAAGGGTAAGCCATCGATTTCCCTCTCCAAGCGGGATGTCCAGTTTTTTCTCAAATCCCAGGACTCCTTCGTAAAATTCAAGTGCTTTCGCCTGATCCATAACAGGGATGCTGATTACACTGATTCTCATTTTGTGATGTTTTTAAGGTAAAAACCGAAGATCAGGATTTATCGCCATAAAATCTTGTCGAAAATTGCGCTTTTCGGAAGCTGGAGGGACTACAGCCAATTCTGTCTTTAAATAAGCGAGAGAATGAGGCAGGACTTTCGAAACCAATAGCATAGCAGGTCTCTCCAATTTTGTGGCCCTGGCGAATGAGATCTTTAGCTTTTTCTATGCGAAGGGAAATTTGATATTGGTGGATGCTTTGCCCGTAGTAATGTTTAAAAATACGGAGAAGGTGGTATTTTGACATGCAGGCAATTTGAGAAAGATGATCGAGATCAAGCTTCTGGTCAAAATGCTGCCTGATATATTTTCTAAGCAGAATGAGTCGATCGATTTGACCCTGATTGGAATAACAGAGTGCTTTTATACGTATTAATTTTTGCTCGTAAAAAGTCATAGATCAGGATGAAACCCACATGATCATCCCAATCTACGATCTTTTTATATTCTTTTAAGGAATAGAATCTCCCTATTGGTCAAATTCATAGCTAACTCGCATCCCCATTTCTATGCCTCCGCTTTCGATAGAGATGTTTCTGGGGAAAGCTTTTCCTTCTTCATAAGGAATGAACTCTACTTCTCCAATCAATTCGTCTTCATCCGGCGCATCCGAATCATACCAGCGAATCAGGTAGCGAGATTCAGGGAAATCCATATCAGCATTGATGGATTCGAAAGGATAAAGGGTTCCGGTTTCGGCATCCTCAAATATCGTATTGGCTGTATAGATAACTTCATCTCCTTTTAATAAAACAAAATAAAGGTCTGCACTGCTATTGCTGTCCCAGTCATCATTGCGGGATCTGCTGGTTGGAAACTTACTGATGCTTACTTCTTTGAGCAACATCTTTGTAGGAACATCTTCCGTCCCACAATCAGCTCCCAGGAATCCTGTTGCACAATTACAATCACCATTGATGCAAATGCCATCATTACGACAAACGGTATTTGCACAGGGATTTTGGCAAGAGATTAGGGTGAAAAGGCTTAATACTGCGATGATTGTTGCGGATCTCATGAGTAAATGTATTTGTGTTATATGTTTGATTTTGTGGTTTCACACTAGCCTAGTGACATCCGCCTTCATCAAGGGCTGCATCTATTCGGAGAATTTCGTGGAAGGATAAGGACCAAATTCTATTTTATTAAGTAGTTTTAGCTTAGATATACAAAGATGAAAAAACTAGCTACTGCCCTACTCTTCTCTCTCTTATGGGGAATCATTCCTTTTGCTTTTTCCCAAACGGATTTTGAAAAACTGGAGGGTCATGAAGATCTTTTCGTTAAAAAAAATGTCATGATCCCCGCTCCCGATGGAATAAAACTAGCGACTGATATTTATAGAAAAACTAAGGGAGATAAGCCTGATGAAAAACCTATGCCGGTTTTGCTTCAGCGTACTCCTTATGGAAAAATGAGTGAACGTTTTGTAAAGGTGATCACACATTTGGCTTCTAAGGGCTATATCGTAGCCATTCAAGACTTAAGAGGGCGCTATGATTCAGAGGGAGAGTTTCAAAAATATAATCCTTTGGAGGGTTCTGATGGAGCAGCAACGGTTGAATATCTGGCCCAACTGCCCTACTCCGATGGCAGGGTCGGCATGTGGGGAACTTCCTATGGAGCACATACCCAGGCCGATGCGTCCAAACTCAATCCCAAAGGCCTGAGTGCGATGATCCTGAACATGGGCGGAATGACCAATGCCTGGGATCATGCAGTACGACAAGGCGGAGCTTTTGAATTGGGGAGAGAATTGACCTGGGCTTTCAAGCAGATTCCGGCTGAAATCAAAGATCCAGTGGTTCAAAAACACTTTGAAAAAGAACAGATTAATGACTGGTACATGGCCTGGCCTTTCCGCAAAGGATTAAATCCACTGTCTATTGCTCCCAATTTTGAGGACTATATCCTGGAAGAATTGACTCATTCGGATTATGATGAATTTTGGAAAGCGATGGGTATCAATTGGGAAGAGTATTATGCACAGACTGCAGATGTGCCGATGGTACATGTAGGCGGATGGTATGACATATTCCTGCGAGGGACAATTAGAAATTTCCTGGTGCTGGACAGCTTGCAGGAGAGTCCCAAATGGTTGATCCTCGGTCCCTGGACACATAGTGGAAATGGACGAACCTATTCAGGGGATGTAGATTTTGGGGAAAGTGCGGCTATTCCGGATTTTCGCGTGGAATATCAGGGCCGCTGGTTTGATCATTTACTGCTGGGGAAAGATCAATCAGATTTGAATACCGATCCAATACAACTCTTTATCATGGGAACAGGAG harbors:
- a CDS encoding VOC family protein, which codes for MRISVISIPVMDQAKALEFYEGVLGFEKKLDIPLGEGNRWLTLVSKELPDGPQILLEPAPLHFEPAKVFQKALYDAGIPWTQFDVDDVQAEYDRLAEKGVQFQIKPTEMGTVKIIVFDDTCGNKIQLVEML
- a CDS encoding AraC family transcriptional regulator encodes the protein MTFYEQKLIRIKALCYSNQGQIDRLILLRKYIRQHFDQKLDLDHLSQIACMSKYHLLRIFKHYYGQSIHQYQISLRIEKAKDLIRQGHKIGETCYAIGFESPASFSRLFKDRIGCSPSSFRKAQFSTRFYGDKS
- a CDS encoding calcium-binding EGF-like domain-containing protein, whose translation is MRSATIIAVLSLFTLISCQNPCANTVCRNDGICINGDCNCATGFLGADCGTEDVPTKMLLKEVSISKFPTSRSRNDDWDSNSSADLYFVLLKGDEVIYTANTIFEDAETGTLYPFESINADMDFPESRYLIRWYDSDAPDEDELIGEVEFIPYEEGKAFPRNISIESGGIEMGMRVSYEFDQ
- a CDS encoding CocE/NonD family hydrolase, translating into MKKLATALLFSLLWGIIPFAFSQTDFEKLEGHEDLFVKKNVMIPAPDGIKLATDIYRKTKGDKPDEKPMPVLLQRTPYGKMSERFVKVITHLASKGYIVAIQDLRGRYDSEGEFQKYNPLEGSDGAATVEYLAQLPYSDGRVGMWGTSYGAHTQADASKLNPKGLSAMILNMGGMTNAWDHAVRQGGAFELGRELTWAFKQIPAEIKDPVVQKHFEKEQINDWYMAWPFRKGLNPLSIAPNFEDYILEELTHSDYDEFWKAMGINWEEYYAQTADVPMVHVGGWYDIFLRGTIRNFLVLDSLQESPKWLILGPWTHSGNGRTYSGDVDFGESAAIPDFRVEYQGRWFDHLLLGKDQSDLNTDPIQLFIMGTGDGSKNEAGRLRHGGYWQSFEHWPPLKIEKQTYYLGEEGTLGKERSSKSMSSTTYTFDPSHPVPTLGGNVSARVKDGAFNQRERADFAGSKPPYLPLKARPDVVVFQTEPLEEDRKIVGPIELELYVSSSAVDTDFTIKLLDIYPPSEDFPEGFDLNLTDGIVRMSYRNGRISRELIEAGKVYKLKVDLFPTANVFKKGHRIRVDISSSNFPRWDVNPNTGEALGKNRRMIKADNTIFHSATYPSLIILPILED